Proteins found in one Salminus brasiliensis chromosome 13, fSalBra1.hap2, whole genome shotgun sequence genomic segment:
- the ccpg1 gene encoding cell cycle progression protein 1 isoform X3: MSESSSDTESSCGWTVISNEGSDIETLGAENGVDYDPEETNKAPVSDRPASPQDEDAEAVGDTSLDATLREETVVEAESGQQAAEGLGLEEHVTLCSSSDHSDIITLGDTRETELCTWEEPVAKEDEEATNEELYLGTSSSSQYTFSAAETTTAGWLRIGRGVCRSVGRLSGHFTEQLFNTPYFSVLPAEHPGRRGSSSTSTEDEDGETKTSPVVRRRRLRRSTAGSEPEEQQEVHREKEEGGGGAEEEEEEVGEHMEARVFAPQQRQVSGTLNKCILLALIIAISMGFGHFYGTVQIQERHRMVEKTRVNELSETRELHECQREKETNTKDVVESLREDLEDKRDMVMSLTGIMDKITKENQHLRAKEVELQAQREDLFEQLQQAKSEMESRQKHLALENRALKNTLEREEASLSALQDELRHLRAQIRELEEKGAGADSILSENQRLKDHLLEEKQRVRSFLNQKEALMAEAQVLRKELDKERKVTDRLKEELEELSQQDSGAEEDPETEELQTRLQELEKKLSFEQQRSDLWERLYVESKEERSKGDRQVKSKKSKDGMMGKVKETFDAVKNSTKEFVHHHKEQIKKAKEAVKENLRKFSDSVKSTFRHLKDSASTMFDRNRRQQEKRSHERKDAKMEHQEFQEETFKEQGNRQAEDPHWQHHRPLHQHPRKSTVESSFQTDPNTRKSGAQKEQSTTGQRAVPKGCTGVFDCAYQESMSLFNKAMDPIRADEFNQLLHSYLQQEVGHFHHWSELESFINNFFHNGIFIHDQMLFTDFVSGVEDYLEDIDAYQGGDEDVFEDLDDYIYRHFFGDTYSKRYSPSDGSWLYVECSEVRRHLGLCEGVRIV, from the exons ATGTCAGAAAGCTCCAGTGATACAGAGTCCTCGTGCGGATGGACTGTTATCAGTAACGAG GGCTCAGACATCGAGACTCTGGGAGCTGAAAACGGGGTGGATTATGATCCTGAGGAGACAAACAAGGCTCCTGTCTCTGATCGACCTGCTTCTCCACAAG ATGAGGATGCAGAGGCAGTTGGAGACACCTCTCTAGATGCCACTCTTAGAGAGGAGACTGTGGTAGAAGCCGAGTCTGGCCAACAG GCAGCAGAAGGGCTGGGGCTGGAGGAGCATGTAACGCTCTGCTCCTCCAGTGATCACTCTGACATCATCACCCTCGGAGACACCAGAGAGACGGAGCTCTGCACCTGGGAGGAGCCTGTTGCtaaggaggatgaggaggcaACAAATGAGGAGCTTTACCTTGGAACCTCATCAAGCAGCCAGTACACTTTCAGTGCTGCAGAGACAA CGACTGCAGGCTGGCTAAGGATCGGACGTGGGGTTTGCAGGAGTGTTGGACGCTTAAGTGGTCACTTCACAGAGCAGCTGTTCAACACTCCCTATTTCTCAG tcCTACCAGCAGAGCATCCTGGGCGTAGAGgctccagcagcaccagcaccGAGGACGAGGATGGTGAGACAAAGACGAGCCCGGTAGTGAGAAGGCGCAGGCTGAGGAGGAGCACGGCTGGATCTGAGCcggaggagcagcaggaggtgcacagagagaaagaggag GGTGGGGGTggtgctgaggaggaggaggaggaggtgggggagCACATGGAGGCTCGTGTTTTTGCCCCGCAGCAGCGGCAGGTCAGCGGGACACTCAACAAGTGCATCCTGCTTGCCCTCATCATCGCCATTAGCATGGGCTTCGGACATTTCTACG gcaCAGTGCAGATACAGGAGAGGCACAGAATGGTGGAGAAGACCCGTGTGAATGAGCTGAGTGAAACTCGAGAGCTCCATgagtgtcagagagagaaagaaaccaaCACTAAG GATGTGGTTGAGAGTCTGAGGGAAGACTTAGAAGACAAGCGAGACATGGTGATGTCCCTGACAGGCATTATGGATAAGATTACCAAAGAAAACCAGCATCTCAGAGCAAAAGAAGTCGAACTACAG GCTCAGAGAGAAGACTTGTTTGAACAGCTTCAGCAGGCCAAGAGTGAGATGGAGTCTCGCCAGAAGCACCTGGCTTTGGAGAACCGGGCACTGAAGAACACGTTGGAGCGTGAAGAGGCATCTCTGTCTGCACTCCAGGATGAACTGCGGCACCTGCGTGCTCAGATCCGCGAGCTTGAGGAAAAAGGAGCAGGCGCCGACTCCATCCTGTCTGAGAACCAGCGTTTGAAGGACCACCTACTGGAAGAGAAGCAGAGGGTCCGTAGTTTCCTCAACCAGAAGGAGGCACTGATGGCAGAGGCCCAGGTGCTGCGGAAGGAGCTGGACAAGGAGCGGAAGgtgacagacagactgaaagAAGAGCTGGAGGAATTGAGCCAGCAGGATTCCGGGGCTGAAGAGGATCCTGAAACAGAAGAACTGCAGACACGGCTTCAGGAGCTTGAGAAGAAGCTGAGCTTTGAGCAGCAGCGCTCTGATCTGTGGGAACGACTCTACGTGGAGTCGAAGGAGGAGAGATCCAAAGGAGACCGGCAGGTCAAGTCCAAGAAATCCAAAGATGGGATGATGGGGAAGGTGAAAGAGACATTTGATGCAGTGAAGAATTCCACTAAGGAGTTTGTGCACCACCACAAGGAGCAGATCAAAAAGGCCAAGGAAGCAGTCAAGGAGAACCTCAGGAAGTTCTCAGATTCCGTCAAGTCCACGTTCaggcacctgaaggactctgcctccaccatgtttgacagaaaCCGACGACAACAGGAGAAGAGGTCCCACGAGAGGAAAGATGCAAAAATGGAACATCAGGAATTCCAGGAAGAAACTTTCAAAGAACAGGGTAACAGACAAGCGGAAGACCCCCACTGGCAGCACCACAGGCCTCTGCACCAACATCCCCGCAAATCCACAGTGGAATCTTCTTTCCAGACTGACCCCAACACGCGCAAATCAGGTGCCCAGAAAGAGCAAAGCACTACGGGACAGAGAGCAGTGCCCAAAGGCTGTACGGGTGTATTTGACTGCGCCTACCAGGAGTCCATGAGCCTTTTCAACAAAGCCATGGACCCTATAAGAGCAGATGAGTTCAACCAGCTTCTCCACAGTTACCTCCAGCAAGAAGTGGGCCATTTCCATCACTGGAGCGAGCTGGAGAGCTTCATTAATAACTTCTTTCACAATGGGATCTTTATTCACGATCAAATGCTGTTCACAGACTTCGTCAGCGGCGTTGAGGACTACCTGGAAGATATAGATGCGTACCAGGGTGGGGATGAGGACGTTTTTGAGGATCTGGATGATTACATATACAGGCACTTCTTTGGGGATACATATTCGAAACGCTACAGCCCAAG TGATGGCAGTTGGTTGTATGTCGAATGCTCAGAAGTGAGAAGACACCTGGGCCTGTGTGAAGGGGTGAGAATTGTTTAA